A genomic stretch from Shewanella sediminis HAW-EB3 includes:
- a CDS encoding dicarboxylate/amino acid:cation symporter, translating to MSEQKSSIVGRVWSRWMSVPLWLQILIGMLLGIATGLGLGEQAVVLKPIGTLFVNTIKMLIVPLVFCSLIVGVTSMQDTAKMGRIGFKSFVFYLGTTSIAITLGLAVGHFMQPGSGLGMQADASLTVAKEVPSVMETLINIVPTNPIAALASGQILQVIVFAVALGISLVLIGDHGKPAIKVFESLAEAMYKLTDMIMKLAPYGVFGLMAWVAGEYGIEMLLPLIKVIIAVYIGCFIHVVGFYSVVLSVFAKLNPVQFFKGISNALAVAYTTSSSAGSLPASMKCASESLGINKKISSFVLPLGTTINMDGTALYQGVTALFVAQAFGIDLTWVDYITIILTATLASIGTAGVPGAGLVMLTLVLTTVGLPLEGVALIAGIDRVLDMARTVVNVSGDLVATTVIAKSEGELNVAHYNADMEQSALIAEQLAIQNDEAAMNTKFKGVERA from the coding sequence ATGTCTGAACAAAAATCGTCGATCGTTGGCCGTGTCTGGTCACGCTGGATGTCTGTGCCTCTTTGGCTACAAATTCTTATCGGTATGCTTTTAGGTATTGCCACGGGACTCGGTTTAGGTGAGCAAGCGGTTGTACTAAAGCCGATAGGCACGCTTTTTGTTAATACCATTAAGATGTTGATAGTTCCGCTGGTATTTTGCTCTCTTATTGTGGGGGTCACCTCCATGCAAGATACCGCTAAGATGGGAAGGATCGGTTTTAAATCATTTGTTTTTTATCTCGGTACCACTTCGATAGCAATCACCTTAGGGCTAGCGGTCGGACACTTTATGCAGCCAGGTTCAGGCTTGGGAATGCAGGCCGATGCAAGTCTTACTGTGGCCAAAGAAGTGCCCTCAGTGATGGAGACCTTAATTAATATTGTACCGACTAACCCCATTGCTGCTTTAGCGAGTGGACAGATCTTGCAAGTGATTGTGTTTGCGGTCGCCTTAGGTATCTCTCTAGTGTTGATCGGCGATCATGGAAAACCGGCTATTAAGGTGTTTGAAAGTTTAGCCGAAGCCATGTACAAGTTAACCGATATGATCATGAAGCTGGCGCCTTATGGGGTGTTTGGTTTAATGGCATGGGTGGCGGGTGAGTATGGTATTGAGATGCTGCTGCCGTTGATAAAAGTCATTATTGCCGTCTATATCGGTTGTTTCATACACGTCGTGGGCTTTTACAGTGTGGTGCTGAGTGTATTTGCTAAGCTCAATCCTGTGCAGTTTTTTAAGGGGATCAGTAACGCATTGGCAGTGGCATACACCACATCAAGCTCCGCTGGCAGCCTGCCAGCCAGCATGAAATGCGCCAGTGAGTCTTTAGGGATTAACAAGAAGATCTCCAGTTTCGTTTTGCCACTGGGGACGACCATCAACATGGATGGAACGGCACTCTATCAGGGGGTAACAGCCCTGTTTGTTGCGCAGGCCTTTGGCATCGACCTGACCTGGGTGGATTACATCACCATCATTTTAACCGCTACGCTGGCCTCTATTGGTACAGCCGGTGTACCTGGTGCGGGTCTGGTGATGTTGACTCTTGTGCTGACCACCGTCGGCTTACCTCTCGAAGGGGTTGCGTTAATCGCTGGTATCGATAGGGTCCTGGATATGGCACGCACCGTTGTAAATGTATCTGGTGATTTAGTGGCGACGACTGTTATCGCTAAATCGGAAGGTGAGCTTAATGTCGCTCACTATAATGCAGATATGGAACAGAGTGCATTGATAGCGGAGCAGTTAGCCATACAAAATGATGAAGCGGCCATGAACACCAAGTTCAAGGGAGTGGAGCGCGCCTAG
- a CDS encoding META domain-containing protein encodes MSIKSYAIAAALLGLTACQSTIETQPQDIALQGSWHIEVVTEKPVIDYSPAQLTFAPDGKLTGNNSCNNFFGQYSIDGNKITLTPAGSTMKACVDALMDQERRVMAAMPEVASGELAKGKLLLKDAAGNTQLVLSKI; translated from the coding sequence ATGTCTATAAAATCATATGCGATTGCCGCAGCTCTCCTCGGTTTAACCGCCTGCCAAAGTACCATTGAAACTCAGCCACAAGATATTGCTCTTCAGGGAAGCTGGCATATTGAGGTGGTCACTGAAAAACCTGTTATCGATTACAGCCCGGCTCAACTCACTTTTGCTCCAGACGGCAAATTGACAGGCAATAACAGCTGCAATAACTTCTTCGGCCAATACTCGATTGATGGTAATAAGATAACGCTGACTCCTGCAGGCAGTACAATGAAAGCCTGCGTCGATGCATTAATGGATCAAGAGCGCAGAGTGATGGCAGCCATGCCTGAAGTTGCCTCCGGGGAGCTTGCCAAGGGTAAGTTACTTCTTAAAGATGCAGCAGGAAACACCCAGTTAGTTTTAAGTAAGATATAG
- a CDS encoding GGDEF domain-containing protein, protein MLAQSTHHLLWLREQDHPAISLPRWQQQVELLSNFYQSQACLILQVVNDSVQIVCARQSQNFHLNGGTGFEDAGLLAVIHNYDGYNLTKSSGADFTSELSQFNQVLSRPIFWPDGELFGCILVCDPLQAKYRERLTPLVETATSLIQGELKHVFLMQQVKMLSVQDEQTCMLNPYGFSLMAPRQLSLSRRFGSHAGIILIEEMMNESPESSKDDEGQRIRMLARIIHDNLRDADVSARVGHRQFIILCFIDNESNLDALVSRLKKQIAKEDPNLKLVTGQSYFTPDIQISLDPMQAKAKENLNMNKLEHQKTTR, encoded by the coding sequence ATGTTAGCCCAAAGCACACATCACCTACTTTGGCTAAGGGAGCAAGATCATCCGGCTATTAGCCTGCCAAGGTGGCAACAACAAGTAGAGTTATTAAGTAATTTTTACCAATCCCAGGCTTGCCTGATCCTTCAAGTGGTCAACGATAGCGTTCAAATTGTCTGCGCCCGTCAGAGTCAAAACTTCCACTTAAACGGAGGCACAGGCTTTGAAGATGCCGGCTTGTTAGCCGTGATCCATAACTACGATGGCTACAACCTAACTAAGTCCTCAGGGGCTGACTTTACTTCTGAGCTTTCTCAATTTAATCAGGTGTTATCCCGCCCCATATTTTGGCCAGATGGCGAGCTATTCGGTTGTATCTTGGTCTGTGACCCGCTGCAGGCTAAATACCGTGAGCGATTAACCCCTCTCGTCGAAACTGCAACCTCATTGATCCAGGGTGAATTGAAGCATGTCTTTCTCATGCAGCAGGTAAAAATGCTCTCGGTACAGGACGAGCAAACCTGTATGCTCAACCCTTACGGTTTCAGCTTAATGGCTCCAAGGCAACTCAGTCTAAGCCGACGTTTTGGCTCCCACGCCGGGATCATTTTAATCGAAGAGATGATGAACGAGTCACCCGAGTCTTCCAAGGACGATGAGGGACAGAGAATACGCATGCTGGCCAGGATCATTCACGACAACCTCAGAGATGCCGATGTGTCAGCCAGAGTAGGTCACCGGCAATTTATCATCCTCTGCTTCATCGATAATGAATCTAATCTCGATGCCCTTGTTTCCAGATTGAAAAAGCAGATAGCTAAAGAGGATCCAAACTTAAAACTTGTTACAGGACAGAGTTACTTTACGCCAGATATTCAAATCAGTCTGGATCCTATGCAGGCAAAGGCTAAAGAGAACTTAAACATGAACAAACTTGAGCATCAGAAAACGACCCGCTAG
- a CDS encoding GGDEF domain-containing protein, which produces MLPENVDTSISLLESDNTQLNLVRWMHQCELMKRYYQADVVFVIQETSSGFEVIVSSISQNRLLTTGTLFEPDDKIFQRLVHSQPEGLNIDLTNQKKLILPDVFANADNMLTRPILWPDGTHFGCICVLNTRISSNETNSFMLEPFQILLQQELTLYCQTQRIESLSMRDRETGMLNRYGFIMMAPRQLSLGRRFGASAGIIFFELYPTPPLEHIEDKHNRLLGSIIQDTIRTADIAAHYSETQFVVLVFVDSERDLIHIGKRVEKLLFQQNDKLNVDSSCNYFTPDSSVKLAPMLEESKKGLKSELHKLEAAQVKAKASQETQAEHREENDRISH; this is translated from the coding sequence ATGCTTCCTGAAAATGTCGATACAAGTATCAGTTTACTTGAGAGTGACAATACCCAACTCAATTTAGTTCGCTGGATGCACCAATGTGAATTGATGAAACGCTATTATCAAGCCGATGTCGTATTTGTTATTCAAGAAACCAGCAGTGGTTTCGAGGTTATCGTCAGCTCCATCAGTCAGAACCGCTTATTAACCACCGGCACTCTCTTCGAACCCGATGATAAAATATTCCAGCGCCTGGTTCACTCACAGCCAGAAGGGTTGAATATCGACCTGACCAATCAAAAGAAATTAATTTTGCCGGATGTGTTTGCCAATGCGGACAATATGCTGACCCGCCCAATCTTATGGCCCGACGGGACTCACTTCGGTTGTATTTGCGTGCTCAACACCAGAATATCCTCAAATGAAACAAACTCCTTTATGCTTGAGCCTTTTCAAATATTATTGCAGCAAGAGCTCACCCTCTATTGCCAAACTCAGCGTATCGAGTCGCTATCGATGAGAGACAGAGAGACAGGCATGCTGAATAGGTATGGCTTTATCATGATGGCCCCGCGGCAACTCAGCCTCGGTCGGCGTTTTGGCGCATCCGCTGGCATAATATTTTTCGAGCTGTACCCAACGCCCCCTTTAGAACATATCGAGGATAAACATAACCGCTTATTAGGTTCCATTATCCAGGATACGATACGAACCGCAGACATAGCGGCGCACTATAGTGAGACACAATTTGTTGTTCTGGTATTTGTGGATTCGGAGCGCGACCTTATTCACATAGGTAAACGCGTAGAAAAACTGCTTTTTCAACAAAATGATAAGCTCAATGTAGACTCAAGCTGTAATTATTTCACCCCTGATTCGTCAGTAAAACTAGCTCCTATGCTGGAAGAGTCGAAAAAAGGACTCAAATCTGAGCTCCACAAACTTGAGGCGGCCCAAGTTAAAGCCAAGGCTTCACAAGAGACCCAAGCCGAACACAGAGAGGAGAATGATCGGATTAGCCACTAA